Proteins encoded by one window of Cloeon dipterum chromosome 2, ieCloDipt1.1, whole genome shotgun sequence:
- the ND-B15 gene encoding uncharacterized protein ND-B15 produces the protein MADIPDLSAKEMALLKQKIQRTAELKQQYLKQVHNPYRHASGEGGFVFDPAVARYQALRAGGYERFKPTWRNGLGAFGVVIFPMLVYGYFLHKERSEKEHRFRTGQVSYRDRLFKFV, from the exons ATGGCGGACATCCCGGACCTTTCAGCCAAGGAAATGGCTTTGCTGAAGCAGAAAATTCAGCGCACGGCTGAACTGAAGCAGCAGTACCTCAAGCAAGTCCATAACCCTTACAGACATGCATCTGGGGAAGGAGGCTTCGTT TTCGATCCTGCCGTAGCCAGGTACCAGGCGCTGAGAGCTGGAGGCTATGAGCGTTTCAAGCCGACATGGAGAAACGGCCTGGGCGCTTTTGGTGTTGTCATCTTCCCCATGCTAGTTTATGGCTATTTCCTCCACAAAGAAAGG TCCGAGAAGGAGCATCGATTCAGAACTGGCCAGGTTTCCTACAGGGACAGGTTGTTCAAGTTTGTCTAA
- the Trs33 gene encoding trafficking protein particle complex subunit 6b — MADPVFFELLHAQIVKYVEERQTKDTDLSSLDTIGFTCGYKIIERLTRDWPKFKDELEIVKFICTDFWMAVYGKQIDNLRTNNQGLYVLQDNMFRCLNKIAIGKEHLQVAPLYYTFTCGLVRGSLANLGVHCVVNAEVQNMPSVKFHIQVNRL; from the exons ATGGCAGATCCAGTATTTTTCGAGCTGCTACACGcgcaaattgtaaaatatgttGAGGAGCGACAGACTAAAGATACTGACCTGTCTTCTTTGGACACGATTGGGTTTACTTGTGGCTACAAAATTATCGAAAG GCTAACGAGAGATTGGCCTAAATTCAAAGATGAATTGGAAATCGTCAAATTCATCTGCACTGATTTCTGGATGGCAGTTTATGGAAAACAGATCGATAATTTGCGAACCAATAATCAAGGACTGTACGTCCTGCAGGACAACATGTTCAGATGTCTCAACAAAATTGCAATCGGCAAGGAGCACCTGCAAGTGGCGCCTTTG TATTACACCTTTACGTGCGGTCTAGTCCGTGGCTCACTCGCGAACTTGGGCGTGCACTGTGTCGTGAATGCTGAAGTTCAGAACATGCCTTCAGTGAAATTCCATATTCAAGTGAACCGACTTTGA